The Cyprinus carpio isolate SPL01 chromosome A3, ASM1834038v1, whole genome shotgun sequence genomic interval ATAGCATTTGACAAATATTGTTGCTTCTCTTGGCGAAACAGCTCTTATTACAAGACAGAAGTCAAAAATCACTGGAAAGAAATGGCAGAATCAGCAGCGAGTCGGTTTGTGGATCAGTTCAGCTGTCCAATCTGTTTGGATGGACTGAAGGAGCCGGTGAcaattccctgtggacacagttactgtatgagctGCATTACTGACTGCTGGGGCCAGAAGGAGCAGGGGTCGACATACCGCTGTCCCCAATGCAGAGAGAGCTTCAGTCAGAGACCTCTACTGAAGAAGAACACTCTGATAGCTGAGATGATGGAGACACTGCAGCAGACGTCTCTACAAACAGCTGCTGTGGACTGTGATGTCTGCACTACAGAGAAGAGCAGAGCTGTAAAGTCCTGTCTGCAGTGCTTGGCCTCCTTCTGTCAAACTCACCTGCAGCTTCACTATCAATCTCCTGCGTTTATGAAGCACAAACTAGTCGAAGCCTCCAGAAACATTCAGGAGAACATCTGCCTCAGTCATGGGAAACTTCTGGAGATTTACTGTCAGGACGACCGTCAGTGCATTTGTTGTTTGTGTACTGATGATCATAAAGGACACAGTGTGGTGTCTGTGGATTCAGAATGGACTAGAAAAAAGGTAATATTGACGAtactaaaaaatgcattattttattgcataCATTTATATCAGGTGGGGCAGAGCCCTACCAAAGTATTCGTCCAAAACATAGACTTCTATGTAAATTCAATCAATAATTGTAAATGTGTTCAAGACTCCAGACAAAGATGACATCTGCTTCGGTCAGATATTTGTTTGCGTCAGGTCAGTAACTAGTTGGCACATCTGTTCTTCCGACGTGGAGTAGCATATCAAAATAATGAATGCTTAAATACTTTTGTTTAATCATGCTCATGCAAATAGCATTTATATAGTTCTGTTGTATTTGATTTATGTTTGAGAATAGACATCGATTTTTTTCCTTGTAATCCAAAACAACACTCgaagacaataaataaaacatcaaggCAATTGTTTTTCTAAGGTAGCATTTTATGCGTGTGATCGTGAAAGCCAGTGATTAAAATATAAAGCTTACAAAATATGAATGATAAACTAGTGCTAAAACCCAGAATCTGCCCAACCAAGATTTACAGTCAAGAGCCGCTGCTGTTTATTGTCTGTCATTTTGATTCCCCTTGTTAAACCCCTTTACTAGAGTGGAATGGTGTTAAGTCTATTTttgtctattgttttattatttgtcatgTTTAAATCCTCAGGAAGAGTTAAAGGAGATAAAAGAGACGTGTCACAAACTGGTCCAGGAGCGAGAGAGAGGTCAGCGGGAACTCAGTGAAGCTCTGAAGCTTCTTAAAGTATGTTTCTTTATGTCTTCTTTAGGTTTAAAGTTTGTTTGACACACAAAAGTAGATCTTTTAAATTCAATAAAAGTGGACAATGATGACCAATGGGTTGTGAGCTCCAAAAATGGATATAAATAGTGTTTATAAATTTCACAGTGTTCTTATTGAGACTTCTGtccctttttggagcttgacagccactAATTTACTGTCTATCTACATTGTATTGAGTCACAACGATGATCTGCAAGATCAGATCTTTGTGTCTCTGACAGAGTTCAGCACTAGAGACCATGGAGAACGTTGAGAAGGTCTTCACTGAGCTCATCTGCTCTCTTGAGAAGAAACGCTCTGAGATTAAAGAGCAGATCAGAGCTCAGGAGAAGACTGAGATAGATCGAGCAGAAGAACTTCACAGACATCTGGATCAAGAGCTGACAGAACTTAGAAAAAGACAAGCTGAGATAGAAAAACTTCTGATTACTGAGGATCAGGTCAATTTTCTGAAGGTGATGAAAGTCAGTATACCACCATGTTTCTATACTGACTCACATTTCAAAATAGTCTCTTTTAAATAACAAGCTGTTTGTCTCGTTTCAGAGCTGtcggtctgtgtgtgttttacccaCATTTGAAAACGTTCCCATCACTCAACACACTCATctgtattttaaagatgtttcAATCTCAATTTTCAAGGAGGTTTTGGAAGACGTCTGTCAACAGCAAACAGCTAAAATATCCCAAGAAGGTctgaatattttgatatattggaTTGCCATTCATAATATGCAGGATTAAACCAAAaattaatcatgtttgttttgtgttgtctCTTTAGTGTCAAAAGTCTGTGTTGCAAAgacccaaaatgattttttgcagtgtaagttCATCTGCGGTTTTCTTGAGGCAAACATTTAATAATTGATAAAGTATATGATCTGTTACAATGTGACCATTTTGGTGTACTTTGTtgaatacatatactgtatatatattttgcgTTTCTCCTCCTCAGATTTCTGTGATCTTCACCTGGATCCAAACACTACAAACAATGCCCTCAAACTATCTGAAGACAACAGGAAAGtatcatttacatataaaaaacagcattatcCTGATCACCCGGAGCGATTTGATAGATATGTGAATGTCATGTGTCGAGAGGGTTTGTCTGGTCGCGGTTACTGGGAGGTCGAGTGCACTGGAAAGCAATGGGCCGTAGCAGTTTGTTACAAAGGAATTGGACGTAAAGGAGACAGTGATGACTGTAGACTTGGTGACAACAAAAAGTCCTGGAGATTCAGCTTTTACCtaaaaaatttctatttcacACATGACAAAAAGAAAGTCTCAGTCCCTGCTGTCTGCTCCTCTAGAGTAGGAGTGTTTTTGGATCATGgagcaggaactctgtccttctacagcgtctctgacaaaATAACTCTCCTTCACAGAGTCCAGACCACTTTCACTGAACCCTTATACCCTGCCTTTTTTGCTGGATATGGCTCATCTGTCAGGATCATAGAAGAGcagagtttaaaaatataattaaacagaaaatattacataaaaatgccACGACTGTATTTGATAGTTAAATTTacacataaaacattcatttaaaggcACTATGTGTATGTTTCGCCGCTAGAGGGTGCTTGCTCAAAACTAGGGGTGTCTCTGACTACATAGTGGAATCAGATTCGTCAAGCCTTGCCTATACTCGACTGATAGTCGAATCATGTGTGAAGGAGAGGCTGAACTGCAGACTGGATTTGTATTTCACATGTTggcaaatcaaattaaatcagctAAATTGCCAGTGCGAGCACGAGTCTAAGTACAGCACGTCGATGCActgaaaaacaatcaaaaattaatttacagaGTTAAATTAGAACAGTATATGcctttctaataaataataataaaacaaggtGCAGAACATATGCCCGGAAAAATTACATCAGCAGTCcggcgcagagaaaagaaaaagtaaaaaagcccAAGATGAAGCATGCCTTTCAGGTACATTCATAATCCTGTTGAACTCTTTTGGCTGTTGACATTAAAAGCATTTATCAgcattaattcatgttttaattatcaTATGATGAGCTCATTGACGACTTCGCCTCCAGAAAAAGCAAGAGTGTGTCTTTGATAATGTTGAAATTGGGAATGCTCCAGCAGACGACGTATATCAGTGCTGATTTATTTAAACTAAGTGCAAATAGACTGCCTTGTTGGCagaagctatttacactaactctgcCCACCTATGTGTGATTGGGCTagtcaacactacaaaagacCATTGACAAGCAGCATCTCCAGTGGAGTAGATGGTAAAGTGTGTGCCGTAGTTGTTTTTGGTGTTATTGGGCTAGTGTTTGATTCTGAATTTGTTTGGTGTGTGCCGTAGTTGTTTTGACGCTATCGACCCGAGTTTGAATCTGCCTTTTgccaaatgaaaataaagtatagggtagCTGACGgaggctttattgtcccaataaggtggcatcctaTTTTATTGAAGTAGATAATTGTAAATGAATATAATAGCATAAAGTCCTGCTATTTTATCATAGTGTAAATGGAATCTATAGCTGTTTGCGCTTGGTGTAAAAAGCCTCTTTCGCAATGTATACTtggtgcaaatagccgctgccgttgatttttttattgaatttattattgtttattttgaaatttatttttttgtgttgttttaatctatagctatttttcagtataataaaatatatatatatatatatggcaaaatatatagtttttttttttttttttaaacaatacgtAAAACAATACAagtatttacttttatgttttattaaatgttttgatctacagtaagttttctttttttttacttccataatatttgggggaggggcacaacaatacaatttTGCTTAGGGCATCCATTTGGCAGGTGCGGCACATGGGTGGGGCTTGTAGCCCcatttttacttccataataaggcattacatgcaaaaattaaataacatggcaaaaattatgtgttttaaaacgaaaacacacAAGTGTAAACATGTAGGTCTGAAGTTCTGTATTGATACAGAGTAGCAACTTAAAAAATAGCTTAAGGAAATAGTTTTATGAATTGTCAGCAATTagtcttttgtaaaataataataataataataataagttataataataataagttagaATTTACAATGTTTTCCTGCCTGTTGGCATTGAGAATAACTTACACTTGGTGGtctaaaaaatagtaaataaatgtgtaaataaataaatatatatataaaaaatatactacattgtattttaaataaaatcttaacaTTAACCAGAAAACACAACATTTGCATGTACAGTACACAGCGAAAATGACACAAATATGACATAGCGGCCAACTGGATATAGTTTGAAATTTTAAGCTTGAATTGTGAATGTTAAAGAGGTCTTTTGAATGTAGTCATTTTTTGCATGTACAGTACACAGCGAAAATGGCACAAATATGACATAGTGGCCAACTGGATATAATGGTTTGTGATAGAGAGTTTAGGTATTGTAAGCAGGGAAGGAAATTATAGGGTAACACAACAGTGCCTACAGGAGAACACAtggcacataaacaaacaaacaacaaaagccATGTGTTGTTCACTGAACATGATGACTCAAGATCACGTGaccaggggggtattccagaaagtaGGTTATGTGCCATGCGCGGGTATGTTTAAGGGTAAGTAAGCAGATAAACTAACTCTCAGGGTATGTAGGTACTGTAGCCATAGCAACTCATTCAgtgaacataacctgctccagaGTTTCAGGGTTAGTTTACTTAAGCGCTATCAGCACACGCGTAACCTTATAATAGTAGATATGATTACAATATAATTATCAAATCTACTTTATAGTCCCCAGGCAACATTTGTATGTGGGGcccatatgggtttgaaatgggCTGAAAAATGGGCCCCATGTAGGATTGTCCGCGGGTTCCATAATGGCCCCATGTTAACTACCCACATTGATTACATATAGGATTGCACTTGCCACGAGTTGGGAATCAACTGGGCAACATAGACAAGACCCACCCAGGTCCCAGCTTGTATGATATGTTAATTATAAAGCGctattataagtaatatataaggtaatattatattatttttatatgttatttttttttttttattttatagtagttttatatgtattttaattttttataattattataacaaggtaatatttattatattttattatcatcttACACATCGTGGAActgcattttatataatgttatcatataactaaaatcaaaacaaacaaaatatttcttattttcagtgtttaaacGATTAAacgaataaaatatatatatataatatttcttattttcagttatatattattatatataaacgaTTAAacgaataaaatatatatatattgcacaacCATAAATTAGGTGGAAATATGCACTATGTTAATGAtcattgaacaaaagaagaagaaagaaccCGCTGATATTATACTCATGTGCACCCACCGGCAGAAACAGAAATCGGCGCCTATGCTGAAAGTAATCtctgtttttggaaccgaaagctgagTTTATCCGCTTACTTaccttaaacatacccgggtatgtcacaacCTACTTTCTGGAATACTCCCCAGAATCCTCACGAGCCGCGCGCTACGAACACGACAACAATACAAAAATCTCTGCACCTGTACCCTGCGTGTAAATAACTTGCATAGGCCTATACTTGTGTAAATTGCGTAAActgcatttttgtaaatattctatataatgtattaatatttggtAGGCTACTGGAATGCCCAGTGCCACAACAAATTGCACAACAATCTCGCGTGCACACTTGACTAATAAAATGTATTCTGATTGATTCTGAGTGTCCTTCAGTGTCTTTTAAGTACAATACACCAAAATGCCACTTGTAATTCACCCAATATTTCCACTAGGTGGTGCTAATACTCTATTTAGCCAAATAAACTACaggtttacattacattacatacaagtgtcacaaatgcataattttgtttgcataaaacaattttattagtaATACTCTGGAAAagttacaacaaacaaacagaataagCTGTGAAGTTCAAAAGAAGCCCTGAAGGAGTGTTCTCATACTGTAGTCTAATAAGATAAGATAGGATCAAACAAGTTAAAGATCATTATCCTGTTTTACTGACGCAGCTTTTGAGTTAGCCACAATTTTCACAATGATTCCACACAGCATCTATAAACTGATCTACATCATGATGAATGCAAGACTACAAAACACTGTATGTGCTGTTCAGATGTTCATCACCTGTCGTATCCACCTTTCATCAACGACCTTTATCCTCATTCAGGCTGAgaacattcatatttattcatctGAATATCAAACTTATGTTTGTACTGGCCAGTTTATTTTATTACGACATACATTTCTGAACACAAAATTGATCTCTTGGTTAAGTATGTTGTCTCCATGCTTGCTTGTGAGTTTTGTCCATTTCAAGTTCAAAGTGATCCTCCCATGAACAAGTGGAGGCAGAGTTTGACAAGAGTGGAGGCCTTAGAGGCACCACTGCTGACTGGAATGCTAGACTTCTACAAACGCAACACACCGGACCTACACTCAGAGCGAACAACGCACCGTCATATAGAAGTTTCTCCTCCCATCAAACAATTCAGCAGTTCTAAGCAAACTTGTAAATAATGTCAGAAGAATCAGTGCTCACCTTGATGTGTTGAACTGTTTTCTCAAActcttctttaatttttttctctgtgtttaagTTTCTTTTGCAAAGACTTCAGTTCTGTATTGAGCTCCTCCTggaatttaaagttaatataagaAACCAGAGATTTCTTTAATATGTTCATATATGTAATAGCTACATAGTATGAGCAAAATGGTAGCCTACTGAGAAATGTACACATTGTTAATATATACAACTTATGATCTAAGTTTTAATCCTCATAGATTTGTCTTACCTTGTATGATGAAACTGCTTCACCGATGGGTCTGAATGTGTGATTGACGTGTTTCTGTGAATCTCTGCACACTAAACACACCGGctgtttgtcctccagacagaagagCTTGAGTTTCTCACGGTGTAAACTGCAGAGCTCCTCAGACTCTGATGAACGGCTCTCTTTTCTCTCATTCAGGAGCGACTCAcacatgttttttaaaactagATTAAATGGAGGACGATCAATTGAGGATCTTCTCCTGCAGACAGAACACTCCTGAGTTTACTGTATTTGGTTTGAAGACACTCTTTTCAGACACTGTGACTACATGataaaacaacaggaaaaaaaataaaaaataaataaaagaatcctATTTATGAAGCCATTTTCGCTGTTTCAGCTCCAGCGATCTAAACTTTACTCTCACTTTCTGAATGATGGTTTtcaaaggtaaaaaaacaaacaaacaaaaaaacaacaacaacaagaatcaCAAAGATCtgctgtctgtaaaaaaaaaaaacttctcaaaaATCCATTTGGAACGTTTTTACCTTCATTCTTCATTGCTGATTATTTTTTTGAGAGAGTTGGTATGACAGAAAGGAGAAATGAGTCAGTCTATTCCTGGTAAGTGGTGTAGTTTTTGAGGCCTGTTGCACCAAGTCAGATTCAGTGGTTACTTCAGTGGTTACGGTCTTTGCACCCGACAACttacatgacgtatttcctgtattaaTGACTTACACTGCAAAATGTTTCTCAACATCTGTGAAATTCAGGGCTATGCTTAGCCTAAAATAACACTCCAAAGCTGTATTAGAGatttgtgtgtgtaaagtgcaatgagatttggcatttttcagatctgggaccatagactgtaaaaaaataaaaaagtatggaAACCGTCTGCACTTCCTTCCACTAGAAAATGAAGCAAAATGTCACAGCTATGGTGGCTGTCATCTTGTGCCAGTGACTtcgtttggagcccaagtctgcacagtagtgattcattttgATGCCTGAGTCTGTGTAATGAACATCCTGTTTTTATATCATCAAATAACATGTGGGAACTTGGTATAAAGAACCACACGAGAGAAAATGCCATAGGTCATTTTACTAATAGCTGCTACTATACAAGATTGAACAAGCATTACCTGACTATCCAACAGGAATGATGTATAGCAGAATAgtaaaaagctatatatatatatatatatatatatatatatatatatatatatatagatgtatacaGTTGAGTTCAAAATTATTTATACCCCTCTGAAAAGTcaatccttttaatttttttttttttttttattgttaaaaactaCTTTGGTGGAATTTTCATTCTCTATTTAATCTAGCTAATATGTATTAGCTACTATGCACAAACCTGCATATGTGTTGGTTAAACATTATTTGCATAATCAATAGATGTGGCCAGAGATTCTCTTTTGAACCTGTTCAAAATTAGTCATACCCTATTCCCAAtctcagagagaaaaaaataaaataaaaaaaaaaattcttttgttgtaagtgtgcatgtgaatattttttttgaatatatttttatatttttgggtatGAGTATGTTAAATGGTAACACCTGCTCTGCAAATAATTAATTAAGGGGGCAAAGCTTATTCTCAACACTGTCACCATAGCCAAAAAGAAAGAACTCTGTCTTGATCTATGTACACATATTGTCAAAGCTTTTTTGCcttctgatatttatttatttaaatcagcacaaaTTATAAAGGCAGTACAGAAAACACTAAATACACGTCAAGTAATGTTCATATACACTTGTGTTACTGACGTTTTCATCTGATTTCTGTGAGTGATTTTACTGgttgaagctttttttttctatttgcatcaTACATAGTCTCTCTGTTCTAATTTAATTATCACTTATTTATTcttgcagcaacaacaacagaagTAACAGtaatcagcagcagcagcgtaacATATCTGTTCCACCAAGACCAAAAACTTTAACGTTGTCATATCCATCAGCATACTAAACTATTTTGAGCATTgtcatgattgaaaaaaaaaaaaaaaattaacatatcataaaattataaactttggAATTTACCCATAAGCACAATAGAGTATAGCTCTTACAGGCAGGATGCATCTGTACGTTCATAAACAGTTAGAGAAAAGGTAAAGCCCAAGATGGAAGTAGTATGTCTACCATGTGTTCAAGGTGAA includes:
- the LOC109079625 gene encoding E3 ubiquitin/ISG15 ligase TRIM25-like; amino-acid sequence: MAESAASRFVDQFSCPICLDGLKEPVTIPCGHSYCMSCITDCWGQKEQGSTYRCPQCRESFSQRPLLKKNTLIAEMMETLQQTSLQTAAVDCDVCTTEKSRAVKSCLQCLASFCQTHLQLHYQSPAFMKHKLVEASRNIQENICLSHGKLLEIYCQDDRQCICCLCTDDHKGHSVVSVDSEWTRKKEELKEIKETCHKLVQERERGQRELSEALKLLKSSALETMENVEKVFTELICSLEKKRSEIKEQIRAQEKTEIDRAEELHRHLDQELTELRKRQAEIEKLLITEDQVNFLKSCRSVCVLPTFENVPITQHTHLYFKDVSISIFKEVLEDVCQQQTAKISQEVSKVCVAKTQNDFLQYFCDLHLDPNTTNNALKLSEDNRKVSFTYKKQHYPDHPERFDRYVNVMCREGLSGRGYWEVECTGKQWAVAVCYKGIGRKGDSDDCRLGDNKKSWRFSFYLKNFYFTHDKKKVSVPAVCSSRVGVFLDHGAGTLSFYSVSDKITLLHRVQTTFTEPLYPAFFAGYGSSVRIIEEQSLKI